From a single Oceanobacillus kimchii X50 genomic region:
- the rplU gene encoding 50S ribosomal protein L21 produces MYAIIETGGKQIKVVEGQEIYVEKVTADVNESVTFDKVLFIGGDDVKVGAPLIDGATVTAKVEKHGRQKKIDVHKFKPKKNYHRKQGHRQPYTKLVIDKINA; encoded by the coding sequence ATGTACGCAATTATTGAAACTGGTGGTAAGCAAATTAAAGTAGTTGAAGGCCAAGAAATCTATGTAGAGAAAGTTACAGCTGATGTAAATGAATCTGTAACGTTTGACAAAGTACTATTCATTGGTGGGGATGACGTTAAAGTTGGTGCTCCATTAATCGACGGTGCTACTGTTACTGCAAAAGTAGAGAAACATGGTCGTCAAAAGAAAATTGATGTACACAAGTTTAAGCCGAAAAAGAACTATCATCGTAAACAAGGTCATCGTCAACCTTATACGAAGTTAGTAATCGACAAAATTAATGCATAA
- the pheA gene encoding prephenate dehydratase — translation MTSIGYLGPKGTFTKMAVDSVFNGEMKNGYRTIPECIDAVDKGEVDIGVVPIENAIEGTVQLTIDYLIHQVRLPVVAEIIVPIQQHLLVRKEVTSTLSDIHEVYSHSHAIAQCHQYLHHHLHSALTKHTSSTGKAAEIVSNSKEPIAAIGNRLAAEEYGLHILQENIHDYPNNHTRFLVLSNYPEKVHIRHKKDSEKTTMLITLPNDQSGALHQILSAFSWRKLNLSKIESRPTKTGLGNYFFIIDVDQPYDDILFPGVKSELEALGCQVTILGTYPVYHMLQH, via the coding sequence GTGACTAGTATAGGATATTTAGGACCAAAAGGTACATTTACTAAAATGGCAGTAGATTCAGTATTTAATGGGGAAATGAAAAATGGATATAGAACAATTCCAGAATGTATCGATGCGGTGGATAAAGGAGAAGTAGACATTGGAGTTGTGCCCATAGAAAATGCTATTGAGGGTACTGTCCAATTGACCATTGATTATCTAATACATCAAGTACGATTGCCGGTTGTTGCTGAGATAATAGTGCCGATTCAACAACATTTACTTGTACGCAAAGAAGTGACAAGCACCCTTTCAGATATTCATGAAGTATATTCGCATAGTCATGCTATTGCACAATGTCACCAATATCTACACCACCATTTGCATTCCGCACTAACAAAACATACGTCTTCAACCGGAAAAGCTGCTGAAATTGTAAGTAACTCAAAAGAACCCATCGCTGCAATCGGAAATCGATTAGCAGCAGAAGAGTATGGGTTACATATTTTGCAAGAAAATATTCATGATTACCCTAATAATCATACACGATTCTTAGTTTTATCTAATTATCCGGAGAAGGTACACATTAGGCATAAAAAAGATTCTGAGAAGACAACGATGCTGATTACTTTACCAAATGATCAGTCAGGTGCTCTTCATCAGATTTTATCTGCGTTTTCATGGAGAAAATTAAATCTGTCTAAAATTGAATCACGCCCAACAAAGACAGGGTTAGGTAATTATTTCTTTATAATTGATGTGGATCAACCATATGATGATATACTATTTCCAGGGGTAAAATCAGAGCTAGAAGCACTTGGTTGTCAAGTGACGATTTTAGGTACTTATCCTGTATATCATATGTTACAACACTAA
- the obgE gene encoding GTPase ObgE, which translates to MFVDQVSVYVKAGDGGNGLVAYRREKYVPKGGPAGGDGGNGSNVVFKVDEGLNTLMEFRYNRHFKGKRGENGMSKTQHGKNAEPLIVSVPPGTTVIDEDTGEVIADLTKHEQEAVIVKGGRGGRGNTRFATPRNPAPDMAENGEPGQERNIKIELKLIADVGLVGFPSVGKSTLLSVVSAAKPKIADYHFTTLSPNLGVVDTQDSRSFVLADLPGLIEGASQGVGLGHQFLRHIERTRVILHVIDMAGTEGRDPYEDYIMINQELSDYDEKLMDRPQIIAANKMDMPNAQENLIQFKDKLEVDIPVYEISALTKDGLRDLLFAIADKLETIPKYEKELEETDDTVVYRFQKEEDPFHITRDPDGAFVLYGQRIEKLFKMTDFQHDEAVQRFSRQLRGMGVDKALRERGAQDGDVVRLLEYEFEFIE; encoded by the coding sequence ATGTTTGTCGATCAAGTAAGTGTATATGTAAAAGCTGGTGATGGTGGTAATGGCCTTGTAGCATATCGTAGAGAGAAATATGTTCCTAAAGGCGGCCCGGCTGGTGGAGATGGCGGAAATGGTTCAAATGTTGTATTTAAAGTAGATGAAGGTTTAAATACACTAATGGAGTTTCGATATAACCGTCATTTTAAAGGAAAACGTGGAGAAAATGGAATGAGTAAAACGCAGCATGGAAAAAATGCTGAGCCATTAATAGTTTCTGTACCTCCTGGTACGACTGTTATTGATGAAGATACAGGAGAAGTGATTGCTGATCTTACAAAACACGAACAAGAAGCAGTGATTGTAAAAGGTGGTCGAGGCGGTCGTGGGAACACACGATTTGCAACACCTAGAAATCCTGCACCAGATATGGCAGAGAATGGTGAACCAGGTCAAGAGAGAAATATAAAGATAGAATTGAAATTAATAGCGGATGTAGGTCTTGTAGGCTTTCCGAGTGTTGGTAAGTCAACTTTATTGTCTGTTGTTAGTGCTGCAAAACCGAAGATCGCTGATTATCATTTTACAACATTATCACCAAATTTAGGTGTTGTTGATACTCAGGATTCACGGAGTTTTGTTTTGGCAGATTTACCAGGTTTAATTGAAGGAGCATCACAAGGTGTAGGATTAGGGCATCAATTTTTAAGACATATAGAACGAACAAGAGTTATTCTGCATGTTATCGATATGGCAGGGACAGAAGGTAGAGATCCATATGAAGATTATATAATGATTAATCAAGAATTAAGTGATTATGATGAAAAACTTATGGATCGTCCGCAAATTATTGCCGCGAATAAAATGGATATGCCAAATGCACAAGAGAATCTCATTCAATTTAAAGATAAATTAGAAGTTGATATACCTGTGTATGAAATCTCTGCATTGACGAAGGATGGGTTAAGAGATCTCTTATTTGCTATTGCAGATAAATTAGAAACAATTCCAAAATATGAAAAAGAATTAGAAGAAACAGACGATACCGTCGTTTACAGATTTCAAAAAGAAGAAGATCCTTTCCATATTACGAGAGATCCAGATGGTGCATTTGTATTATATGGACAACGTATAGAAAAATTATTTAAAATGACTGACTTTCAGCACGATGAAGCTGTACAACGTTTTTCTAGACAACTACGAGGAATGGGCGTAGATAAAGCTTTACGAGAAAGAGGAGCCCAAGACGGAGACGTTGTCAGATTACTTGAGTATGAATTTGAATTTATAGAGTAA
- a CDS encoding serine hydrolase, with the protein MVNKSLKNKLSLILSTFLFSLFIGLSINGFASEKSSGFSSLEEDVESIIGDNTNYSVFISTKDGDIGIEEEKVYSSASTIKVPILMEALLQGEQGIINLDEKITVSDSDITSGGGIIRHMSANQTLSLRDLLYLMITQSDNTATNMIIERVGMDSVNQTIAEMGAEDTILQRYMMESVRPNDNLTSAKDMATIMQSAFESDILSSENKEEFLRIMGEGILSHYRSDRHKDISNYSKGGSLGSTNVRHNIGMFTYQDEVVYVSVMSEDAELKSSRIVMAEIGERVMDYIVE; encoded by the coding sequence TTGGTAAATAAATCTTTGAAAAACAAGCTATCACTTATATTATCAACGTTTCTCTTTAGTTTATTCATAGGTCTGTCAATCAATGGATTTGCTAGTGAAAAAAGCAGCGGATTTTCATCGTTGGAAGAAGATGTTGAATCTATTATTGGGGATAACACAAACTATTCTGTATTTATAAGTACCAAAGACGGAGATATAGGAATTGAGGAAGAAAAGGTATATTCTTCTGCAAGTACGATTAAAGTGCCAATTTTAATGGAAGCATTGCTACAAGGAGAACAAGGAATTATAAATTTAGATGAAAAGATTACAGTAAGTGATTCTGATATCACTTCAGGTGGTGGAATAATCCGCCATATGTCAGCCAATCAAACCCTTTCTCTTAGAGACTTATTATATCTAATGATTACACAATCAGATAACACAGCAACAAACATGATTATAGAAAGGGTTGGAATGGATTCTGTAAATCAGACTATAGCAGAAATGGGGGCTGAAGATACAATACTCCAAAGATATATGATGGAATCTGTTCGACCAAATGATAACCTTACATCAGCCAAGGATATGGCAACTATAATGCAGTCTGCATTTGAAAGCGATATATTAAGTTCTGAAAATAAAGAGGAATTTTTACGAATAATGGGAGAAGGAATATTAAGCCATTATAGAAGTGATCGTCATAAAGATATTAGTAATTATAGTAAAGGGGGTAGCTTAGGAAGCACAAATGTCAGACATAATATCGGCATGTTTACTTATCAAGATGAAGTCGTATATGTGTCTGTAATGTCAGAAGACGCAGAATTAAAATCATCACGTATAGTTATGGCAGAAATTGGAGAGCGTGTAATGGATTATATAGTCGAATAA
- a CDS encoding amidohydrolase family protein has product MVEKMKRYMYIFSVFILMISLVINDIYVSANGGGGFDTIIRNGTIIDGSGLGRYDADVAIKDGYIADIGDLSNATADQEIDAEGNFVAPGFIDVHSHATLSALGQAQSSLSQGVTMEVLSPDGAGPTDLQSRIDLEDDGLGINVASYIGFNSVWSEVVGNEDRRATDAEIEEMRNLITEAMEKGAAGVSAGLFYRPGYFADREDVIDVVSAAGAWRTKFTNHQRNENNEVVESTAETIEIGEESGLTPVITHIKAMGPNNWGKSEEMMQLINDANERGIYTAADIYPYLRSQTGLTAIVPPWVEEGGRSAMLERFRDPELRDGIAEEIEEIMYSRVQGPEGVYFPTKRKTLADYMETGGGNPRNRSLLSFLNLNYNHEFDVEIDEITVTDSSGNKVYEYNFEGEDGGEWDTSKFDLLHSYPADAVSHTINNGSGQINVAQRISGNSSAYGNVVPTMPDVGDSETFMRFKVGDTLGANQIMRLWINSDNFGSGSSFPVNGYGVAVRLDQDRIQVYERENSTSTIHETISDAGLEPDTWQDLKVKLEDNTLLVKMWPSNEDEPEEWDSSIDVSKEEVIEDQKAMVSITNLDTESNAFHFNDFIVESSSGDDVYYDYNFDGNDDDNWDGDKFIELHSFPKDRAEFTIQENTGRVILDGYNTDVCCSTYGKFTANMDDVKNSDVLLRFKADQIGGNQQLRVFTKADEFKSGMTMPVNGFGVEFDLKGNEMSFIKRNDSTTQVLESVDANLEPDWYTLRIHAEDEEVNARIWKDGEEEPEEWDFTYVEEERELTIGETTMQILETEGSLRTIYDFGHEDDFRRFIQSPVVAIASDGGASTSNEVHPRRYGTQPRVLGQYVREEGLLGWEEAIQKMTSLPASLIGLSDRGYIAKGMKADITIFNPDTVIDNATFEEPRQYADGIEQVLVNGELALNNGELVGIQPGEFVKIEPNMPTRPVTQGENLEVSDNRKILPLDETESDSLISFNLEQGVNDYQATGSMSLVYDDIELDAENFGRIQTFDGWLSFTGSGPLNGEELTTFRITIDENDPTIDDEKPVVTIDIAGKEQIKAFLGDEGSESPSEPLTIEEMKLLVKQFRDEGEIADDETSRVLQTHLTSVGHYEEDGAMEKAIKHMNSFKDELLVHFEENGLISEEAAATLVSHSEDLIEFWE; this is encoded by the coding sequence ATGGTTGAAAAAATGAAAAGGTACATGTATATATTTTCTGTATTCATTCTAATGATTAGCTTAGTCATTAATGATATTTATGTAAGCGCTAACGGTGGAGGTGGTTTTGATACCATTATTAGAAACGGAACAATTATAGACGGGTCAGGGTTAGGTCGATATGATGCGGATGTAGCTATAAAAGACGGATATATAGCAGACATTGGCGATTTGTCAAATGCAACTGCCGATCAAGAAATTGATGCAGAAGGGAATTTTGTTGCACCTGGTTTTATAGATGTCCATAGTCATGCTACCCTATCTGCACTTGGACAAGCTCAAAGTTCGTTATCTCAAGGAGTGACCATGGAAGTATTAAGTCCTGATGGCGCGGGACCAACAGATTTGCAATCCCGCATTGATTTGGAAGATGACGGTTTAGGTATAAATGTTGCGTCTTATATTGGATTTAATTCTGTTTGGAGTGAAGTAGTTGGTAATGAAGACAGAAGAGCAACTGATGCTGAAATTGAAGAAATGCGAAATCTTATTACAGAAGCAATGGAAAAAGGAGCCGCAGGTGTTTCGGCCGGCCTGTTTTATAGACCAGGATATTTTGCAGACAGAGAAGATGTCATTGATGTGGTAAGTGCAGCTGGAGCATGGAGAACGAAATTCACTAACCACCAAAGAAATGAAAATAACGAAGTGGTTGAATCGACTGCTGAAACGATTGAAATTGGAGAGGAATCCGGGTTAACACCAGTTATTACCCATATTAAAGCAATGGGTCCAAATAACTGGGGGAAATCCGAAGAAATGATGCAACTCATCAATGATGCAAATGAGCGGGGAATTTATACTGCAGCAGATATTTATCCTTATCTTAGAAGTCAAACTGGACTAACAGCAATCGTTCCACCATGGGTTGAAGAAGGTGGAAGAAGTGCAATGTTAGAAAGGTTTAGAGACCCAGAATTAAGGGATGGTATTGCAGAAGAAATTGAAGAGATAATGTACAGTCGAGTACAAGGTCCTGAAGGGGTATATTTTCCAACAAAACGTAAGACACTTGCTGACTATATGGAAACAGGAGGTGGGAACCCACGAAACAGAAGCCTTTTATCGTTTCTAAATCTGAATTATAATCATGAATTTGATGTAGAAATTGACGAGATAACAGTAACTGATTCAAGTGGAAATAAAGTATATGAATATAACTTTGAAGGTGAAGATGGTGGAGAATGGGATACGTCAAAATTTGACCTATTGCATTCTTACCCAGCTGATGCAGTTAGTCATACGATAAACAATGGTTCTGGACAAATAAATGTTGCTCAGAGAATAAGCGGTAATTCAAGTGCCTATGGAAATGTTGTTCCAACAATGCCTGATGTTGGAGATAGTGAAACATTTATGCGATTTAAAGTTGGAGATACGCTGGGGGCGAATCAAATCATGAGGTTATGGATTAATTCCGACAACTTTGGATCGGGAAGTTCATTCCCTGTAAATGGTTATGGAGTTGCAGTTCGACTTGACCAAGATCGAATCCAGGTATATGAAAGAGAAAATAGCACATCCACGATTCATGAGACAATTTCTGATGCCGGATTAGAACCGGATACATGGCAGGATCTAAAAGTAAAGTTGGAAGATAATACTTTACTAGTTAAAATGTGGCCATCTAATGAAGACGAGCCGGAAGAATGGGATTCCAGCATAGATGTTTCAAAAGAAGAAGTGATTGAAGATCAAAAAGCTATGGTTAGCATAACAAATCTTGATACTGAAAGTAATGCATTCCATTTCAATGATTTTATTGTAGAGTCATCTTCCGGTGATGATGTTTATTATGATTATAATTTTGATGGTAATGACGATGACAATTGGGATGGAGACAAATTTATTGAACTTCATTCTTTCCCGAAAGACAGAGCCGAATTTACGATTCAAGAAAATACTGGAAGAGTAATACTTGATGGATATAATACCGATGTATGTTGCAGTACGTATGGTAAATTTACTGCTAACATGGATGATGTTAAAAACAGCGATGTTTTATTACGTTTTAAAGCCGATCAAATTGGTGGAAATCAACAATTAAGAGTTTTTACGAAAGCGGATGAATTCAAATCCGGTATGACTATGCCAGTTAATGGATTCGGAGTTGAATTTGACTTAAAAGGCAATGAAATGTCTTTTATAAAGCGTAACGATAGTACAACACAAGTACTTGAATCCGTGGATGCAAATTTAGAGCCGGATTGGTATACGCTACGAATACATGCTGAAGATGAGGAAGTAAATGCTCGTATCTGGAAAGATGGCGAGGAAGAACCCGAAGAATGGGATTTTACCTATGTTGAAGAAGAAAGAGAATTAACAATAGGTGAAACAACGATGCAAATTTTGGAAACAGAAGGAAGCTTGCGAACCATCTATGACTTTGGCCACGAAGACGACTTTAGGAGATTTATTCAATCTCCGGTTGTTGCCATAGCTTCGGATGGAGGGGCTAGCACCTCTAATGAAGTACATCCAAGACGTTATGGTACACAGCCTAGAGTTTTGGGACAGTATGTAAGAGAAGAAGGACTACTCGGATGGGAAGAAGCTATTCAAAAGATGACTTCATTACCTGCTTCACTAATTGGTCTATCTGATCGTGGTTATATTGCTAAAGGTATGAAAGCCGACATTACTATATTTAATCCTGATACTGTCATAGACAATGCTACATTTGAGGAACCGAGACAGTATGCTGATGGTATTGAACAAGTTCTGGTAAATGGAGAATTAGCTTTAAACAATGGAGAATTAGTTGGAATACAACCTGGAGAATTTGTGAAAATTGAACCAAATATGCCTACTCGTCCAGTAACACAAGGTGAAAATCTTGAAGTAAGCGATAATCGTAAAATTTTGCCATTGGATGAAACAGAATCAGATTCCTTGATTTCCTTTAACTTGGAGCAAGGAGTTAATGATTATCAGGCCACAGGAAGTATGTCTCTTGTTTATGATGACATAGAGTTAGATGCAGAGAACTTTGGTAGAATTCAGACTTTTGATGGCTGGTTGAGCTTTACCGGTTCAGGACCATTAAATGGTGAGGAACTAACAACATTCAGGATTACTATTGATGAAAACGATCCAACCATCGATGATGAAAAACCGGTAGTAACAATTGATATAGCTGGAAAAGAACAAATAAAAGCCTTTTTAGGTGATGAAGGTTCAGAATCTCCTTCAGAGCCTTTGACTATTGAAGAAATGAAACTTCTTGTTAAACAATTCAGAGATGAGGGGGAAATTGCAGACGACGAAACCTCTAGAGTATTGCAAACACATCTAACTTCCGTTGGACACTATGAAGAAGATGGTGCTATGGAAAAGGCTATTAAACACATGAATAGCTTTAAAGATGAATTGCTCGTTCATTTTGAGGAAAATGGACTCATTTCTGAGGAAGCAGCTGCTACACTAGTCTCCCACTCGGAGGACCTTATTGAATTTTGGGAATAG
- a CDS encoding Spo0B domain-containing protein: MTEDVLHIIQHYRHDLMNRLQLVSGYLSMGKVEKAEDKLNEAIAYYEEERKLMQLKAPSLMLWILEFEQYYRSYSMSYFIEATSTTYNHPIDDQWIVSKCNQIMHVLQNHLYSDSMYEVEIRIIDNIKKDQWNIIFGVQGNIPNMSVDVWQSNLGNIQIERFNDRLQFVFSQTRE, encoded by the coding sequence ATGACTGAGGATGTACTGCATATAATTCAACATTATCGTCATGATCTAATGAATCGATTACAACTAGTATCTGGATATTTGAGTATGGGGAAAGTAGAAAAAGCAGAAGATAAATTAAATGAGGCGATTGCATATTACGAAGAAGAGAGGAAATTAATGCAATTAAAAGCTCCTTCTTTAATGCTATGGATATTAGAATTCGAACAATACTATCGATCGTATTCAATGTCTTATTTTATTGAAGCAACTTCCACTACTTATAATCATCCAATAGATGATCAATGGATAGTAAGTAAATGTAATCAAATAATGCATGTATTACAGAATCATTTGTATTCTGATTCCATGTATGAAGTGGAAATACGAATAATAGATAACATCAAAAAAGACCAATGGAATATTATTTTTGGTGTACAAGGAAATATTCCAAATATGTCAGTTGACGTTTGGCAAAGTAATTTAGGAAATATACAAATCGAACGATTTAATGACCGGTTGCAATTCGTATTCTCGCAAACTAGAGAATAA
- a CDS encoding gamma-glutamyltransferase → MQKRIRKLTSIFLIVLITITMPMTGLAGDPGDPRQTPTATGDGGAVSTEHVEASSAAVEILKNDGNAVDAAVAAAAAQAVTRPFSGGIGGGGFMNIYLAEEDRFVVLDHVTETSENFGPESFINPETGKVYPANVRSSSGMATGIPGMVKAWEEALEEYGTMSLEEVLQPAIDLAEEGFPADANFLRETSENADKFRLFESSTELYLDEDGEVPELGTIMKNPDLSNTYRLIAEHGSEVFYEGEIAEAVLDTIHNPPVVDNLTREVLAGNMSMNDLKDYEVIHKEPTHSTYRDYDIYSVPPTSSGVTISEILNILEAYDLENMSKPQAYHYFLEASRYAFADRSMYMGDPAHTLIPVDGLMSKGYAAERRYNISDNHATIGQVAPGNPWPYDEDPDKQPEPPEEGIAFHHDFEGNDGDGWDSTVFANLHSWPGTPPGASYSIQNNTGQVVIDNRLQGNGSAYGLITPDMRSLTESELLVKFRFNELGNDQRLRLWIQADRFSSGSSMVENGYGIELRADNQNMILRGREDGRSTTFGTENIDLSTDWNWLRLKSEGNQLGVRVWNDNIEEPVEWDMTHELTEEEMANKDLGKALLSVINFDHDNGNTIQFDEITINDLADSEQLTTFEKNADTQLTALEKDAVNSQEAEEEIPTETIHLSVADGDGNIVSYTKTINSIAGNGMVVPGYGFILNNGFSGRTPMQDPDHPNAPRPGLRMLSAMTPTIVTKDGEPVMTVGSPGSNRIITTNLQIIISQLDFNMTLPEAIAEPRLSQRNLGHASTQYEGVYLDKYGALLEELEDMGHTFIADNAAEGISAANGVEFLENGNIRAAAEPVRRGGGSAMAIDKDEIEEPTPPEDSSVTLMKELVKGYVENGEIENEEVARLLTTHLNAIEHYERDEQIDKAIKHMNGFTLLVSRQEEGLISEEAAIELKMHAAILLDKWQ, encoded by the coding sequence ATGCAAAAAAGAATTAGAAAATTAACATCTATATTTTTAATAGTTCTAATAACCATCACCATGCCTATGACTGGGCTAGCAGGTGACCCAGGAGATCCCAGACAAACTCCCACAGCTACCGGTGACGGTGGAGCAGTTTCAACAGAGCATGTAGAAGCATCGAGCGCTGCGGTTGAAATTCTCAAAAATGACGGTAATGCAGTTGACGCAGCAGTTGCAGCTGCTGCGGCACAAGCAGTAACCCGGCCATTTTCCGGTGGCATTGGCGGTGGAGGGTTTATGAATATCTATCTAGCTGAAGAAGATCGTTTCGTAGTCTTGGATCATGTGACTGAAACGAGTGAAAACTTCGGACCGGAATCCTTTATTAATCCAGAGACTGGAAAAGTGTATCCTGCTAACGTTCGTAGTTCAAGTGGAATGGCAACAGGTATACCAGGCATGGTTAAGGCTTGGGAAGAGGCACTAGAAGAATACGGAACGATGTCCTTGGAGGAAGTGCTTCAGCCAGCAATTGATTTGGCGGAAGAAGGTTTTCCTGCTGATGCCAATTTTCTTAGGGAAACGAGTGAAAATGCGGATAAATTCCGACTTTTTGAAAGCTCTACAGAACTTTACTTGGACGAAGATGGAGAGGTACCGGAACTGGGAACTATTATGAAAAATCCTGATCTTTCAAACACGTATCGTTTAATTGCTGAACACGGGAGTGAAGTTTTTTATGAGGGTGAGATTGCAGAAGCAGTATTAGATACCATTCATAACCCTCCCGTTGTGGATAATCTAACTAGAGAGGTTTTGGCTGGAAATATGTCGATGAATGATCTGAAAGACTATGAAGTGATTCATAAGGAGCCAACTCATTCGACCTATCGGGACTATGATATTTATAGTGTGCCACCTACATCAAGTGGTGTAACAATTAGTGAGATTTTAAATATATTAGAAGCCTATGATTTGGAAAATATGTCTAAACCCCAAGCTTATCATTACTTTTTGGAAGCTTCCCGTTATGCATTTGCAGACCGAAGCATGTACATGGGTGATCCTGCACATACTTTGATCCCGGTAGATGGCTTAATGTCAAAGGGTTATGCTGCCGAGCGGAGATATAACATATCAGACAATCACGCTACGATTGGCCAGGTTGCACCGGGGAATCCATGGCCATATGATGAAGATCCGGATAAGCAGCCGGAACCTCCAGAAGAGGGGATTGCTTTTCACCATGATTTTGAAGGAAATGATGGAGACGGGTGGGATTCGACTGTCTTTGCAAATCTCCATTCTTGGCCAGGAACACCCCCTGGTGCATCATATAGCATTCAGAATAACACAGGTCAAGTGGTTATAGATAACCGCCTACAGGGAAATGGAAGTGCTTACGGGTTAATTACTCCGGACATGCGTTCTTTAACTGAAAGTGAATTATTAGTGAAGTTCCGGTTTAATGAACTTGGAAATGACCAGCGTTTACGTTTATGGATTCAGGCCGATAGGTTTAGTTCTGGAAGCTCTATGGTGGAAAATGGATATGGCATTGAATTAAGAGCGGATAATCAAAATATGATTTTACGAGGAAGAGAGGATGGGAGGTCCACTACATTTGGTACTGAGAACATTGATTTGTCCACAGATTGGAATTGGTTAAGACTGAAATCTGAAGGTAACCAACTAGGCGTTCGTGTATGGAATGACAATATTGAAGAGCCTGTAGAGTGGGATATGACCCATGAGCTAACTGAGGAGGAAATGGCCAATAAAGACTTAGGTAAAGCACTCCTTAGTGTGATTAATTTTGATCACGACAATGGAAATACGATTCAATTTGATGAGATTACCATTAATGACCTAGCTGATAGTGAGCAATTAACGACATTCGAAAAAAATGCTGATACACAATTGACTGCTTTGGAGAAAGATGCAGTTAATTCCCAGGAAGCAGAGGAAGAAATTCCTACTGAGACCATTCATTTATCTGTAGCTGATGGTGACGGGAATATTGTGAGCTATACGAAGACGATTAATAGTATTGCAGGGAATGGAATGGTTGTTCCTGGGTATGGATTTATTTTAAACAATGGATTTTCTGGAAGAACACCAATGCAAGACCCTGATCACCCTAATGCGCCAAGACCAGGACTTCGTATGTTGAGTGCAATGACCCCTACTATTGTAACAAAAGATGGGGAACCCGTAATGACAGTTGGATCGCCAGGAAGTAACCGGATTATCACAACTAATTTACAAATTATCATCAGTCAACTTGATTTTAATATGACCTTACCGGAAGCGATTGCTGAACCGAGATTATCGCAAAGGAATTTAGGTCATGCTAGTACGCAATATGAAGGAGTTTACCTTGATAAATATGGGGCACTTTTAGAAGAACTGGAAGACATGGGTCATACTTTTATAGCTGATAATGCTGCAGAAGGAATTAGTGCCGCAAACGGAGTGGAGTTTCTCGAGAATGGAAATATTAGGGCTGCTGCAGAGCCTGTCAGAAGAGGTGGAGGAAGTGCAATGGCTATAGATAAGGATGAAATTGAAGAACCTACACCTCCCGAAGATTCCAGTGTAACCTTGATGAAAGAGCTGGTAAAAGGATATGTAGAAAATGGGGAAATTGAGAATGAAGAAGTAGCTCGATTGCTAACTACCCATTTGAATGCTATTGAACATTACGAAAGAGATGAACAGATAGATAAAGCTATAAAACATATGAATGGCTTTACTTTACTGGTAAGTCGTCAAGAAGAAGGGTTAATTTCTGAAGAAGCCGCTATTGAGTTAAAAATGCATGCTGCTATTTTGTTAGATAAGTGGCAATAG
- the rpmA gene encoding 50S ribosomal protein L27: MLRLDLQFFSTKKGQGSSKNGRDSESKRLGSKRADGQFVSGGSILYRQRGTKIYPGENVGRGGDDTLFSKIDGVVKFERYGRNRKKVSVYPVAKEA; this comes from the coding sequence ATGCTACGTCTTGATTTACAATTTTTCTCTACGAAAAAAGGGCAAGGTAGTTCCAAAAACGGACGTGATTCTGAATCGAAACGCCTAGGTTCTAAGCGTGCGGACGGTCAATTTGTGTCTGGTGGATCTATCCTTTATCGTCAACGTGGAACAAAAATCTACCCAGGTGAGAACGTGGGTCGCGGCGGAGATGACACGCTTTTCTCAAAAATCGACGGTGTTGTGAAATTCGAACGCTATGGTCGTAATCGTAAAAAAGTAAGTGTATATCCAGTTGCTAAAGAAGCATAA
- a CDS encoding ribosomal-processing cysteine protease Prp, translating to MIKVTVFQTNNQITAFELSGHADSGPYGYDLVCAGVSAVSFGGVNAVIKLCDTDLHIDQGKDGGYLYVEIPENLDLQVAERVQLLLEGMMVSLQTIEAEYGDHMQVNYK from the coding sequence ATGATTAAAGTTACTGTATTCCAAACAAATAACCAAATAACAGCATTTGAACTTTCTGGACATGCAGATAGTGGACCATATGGTTATGATCTTGTTTGCGCAGGAGTATCTGCTGTATCATTTGGAGGAGTGAATGCAGTAATTAAATTATGTGATACAGATTTGCATATTGATCAAGGGAAAGACGGAGGCTACTTATATGTAGAAATTCCTGAAAACCTGGATCTGCAGGTAGCTGAACGCGTTCAGCTACTATTAGAAGGTATGATGGTATCTCTTCAAACGATTGAAGCGGAATACGGAGATCATATGCAAGTGAATTATAAATAA